A single window of Cytobacillus dafuensis DNA harbors:
- a CDS encoding ABC transporter permease, with translation MATILKEKESYIKKHALKLSSEYTQASFTWITSLALTIIFLVSSIDFSGKAIKPFVFSVFVAYALFTCIQILITFMIKKDLQGIGYIRNSTRKLGLIQLLSILTGNIFIFTFAIQLVKAEKSPEYTFAGYMLLTQICIIAISALNLFKPYVADTFLPAMGALLVMAIFQLVSFFLIAKDGKGKQRARWKVFFAFPLLLTAVTGNLFALVLGWNMLMHERFMNSPSVGKWRKVWEKIASNMTAMLGLFFIVFVFSISICSYLTFDYGMAVENNYSAILQAPSLAYPLGTDNFGRDLFSRIVFGARISLIVGFLSTAIPFIIGGFLGAISGYYGQRTDNIIMRLLDILYAIPGILLAIVIIAAFGSNTMTLVLALSVGSIPTYARTMRANVMMVSNYEYVDSARALGSSNLSIIFQHVVPNSLAPMIVKATLTIGGAVIATSSLSYLGLGVEPHIPEWGNILKIGSTYLESHSYLAIYPGLAIIALVLSFNFFGDGLRDALDPKLD, from the coding sequence ATGGCAACTATCTTAAAGGAAAAGGAAAGTTATATAAAGAAGCACGCGCTGAAATTATCATCAGAGTATACACAGGCAAGCTTCACATGGATTACATCGCTTGCACTTACAATTATTTTTCTGGTAAGCAGCATAGATTTTTCAGGAAAAGCAATAAAGCCTTTTGTATTTAGTGTATTTGTTGCCTATGCCCTGTTTACATGTATTCAGATACTTATCACCTTTATGATCAAAAAGGATCTTCAAGGCATAGGCTATATACGTAATTCAACAAGGAAACTTGGGCTTATTCAGCTGTTGAGCATTTTGACAGGTAATATTTTTATCTTTACCTTTGCCATTCAATTAGTCAAAGCGGAAAAGTCACCTGAGTATACCTTTGCTGGATATATGCTGCTAACTCAAATCTGTATCATTGCTATATCAGCATTAAATTTATTTAAGCCTTATGTTGCGGATACGTTTCTACCAGCGATGGGTGCATTGCTAGTTATGGCCATTTTTCAACTTGTATCATTTTTTCTTATTGCGAAGGATGGAAAAGGTAAACAAAGGGCTCGGTGGAAAGTATTCTTTGCATTCCCTCTTTTGCTCACAGCAGTAACGGGCAATCTCTTTGCGCTCGTATTAGGCTGGAATATGCTTATGCATGAACGATTCATGAATAGTCCAAGTGTTGGGAAATGGCGTAAGGTTTGGGAGAAAATCGCATCTAATATGACAGCAATGCTTGGTTTATTCTTTATCGTCTTTGTATTTTCCATTTCCATTTGCAGCTACTTAACATTTGACTACGGGATGGCGGTTGAGAATAATTACAGCGCAATCCTTCAAGCACCAAGCTTAGCTTATCCACTTGGAACAGACAATTTTGGAAGAGATTTATTTTCACGAATAGTGTTTGGAGCAAGAATCTCACTTATCGTTGGATTTTTATCGACCGCTATTCCATTTATTATAGGCGGTTTTCTTGGAGCCATTTCCGGCTACTATGGACAGCGGACAGACAATATTATCATGCGATTACTTGATATTCTTTACGCAATTCCAGGTATTCTATTGGCTATTGTCATTATCGCTGCTTTTGGCTCTAACACAATGACACTTGTTCTTGCCTTAAGCGTAGGATCCATACCTACTTATGCAAGAACGATGCGGGCAAATGTAATGATGGTATCAAATTATGAATATGTTGACTCCGCACGTGCACTTGGTTCTAGTAATCTATCAATTATTTTTCAACATGTTGTTCCAAACTCGCTTGCTCCGATGATTGTGAAAGCGACTCTAACCATCGGGGGAGCCGTCATTGCAACAAGCAGTTTAAGCTATTTAGGACTTGGGGTCGAGCCTCATATTCCTGAATGGGGAAACATCTTAAAAATTGGAAGCACATATCTTGAATCACATTCTTATCTAGCCATATATCCAGGGCTAGCAATTATTGCACTCGTTCTATCCTTTAATTTCTTTGGAGACGGATTAAGGGATGCACTCGATCCAAAATTAGATTAA